In Rhodothermales bacterium, the sequence GCCACCCCCAGGTTCACCCCTGCGGCGCGGCCGGGTGCGCTTCCGCGCAAGGCGGGGGATAAGGAAGGCCACGCGTAGGCGCCTGCCGCGCCGGCTGCCGCCGTTCTGAAAAAGTCTCTACGAGTGCTCATACGATCCTGGTGAAGGGTGGGAGGCGGTTATTCGCCAGATAAGGTTCGAATCTTGATGTTACGGTACCACACGTCGTCATTGTGATCCTGGAGGACGATATGGCCGGCGCGTTTGTCCGCGAACCCCGCGATGGGGGCGTACTTGCTGAGGGAGAGCAGCGAATCCATCCGGGTCGATCCGAGGTCGTATTCGAGGGTTTTCTTGCCGTTTAGCCAGTGTTCCGCGTGGGCGCCGTTGAAGAGGATCCGGCCACTGTTCCACGCGCCGGCCGGGTTGAGGGCTTTGTCGGCCGGCGCAATGAGGTCGTACAATCCCGCGGCCGTCCGATTTCCATCACGCCCCATCATCGCATCGGGGTGGAGGTCGTCGTCCAACACCTGATACTCGAACCCGAGCGGGTTCGTGTCGGACATGGACTCGACCACGTTGTACTTGATGCCGCTGTTGGCGCCCGGCGCCACCTTCCAGTCGAAGGATACCTCGAAGTTCTCGTAGGTGGCAACGGTCATGATGTCGCCTCCGGCCATCGGCTGGCCGTCGGCCATGAGGGGCACTTTCCCGCTGGCGATTTTGTGGATGACGCCGTCTTCGATCGTCCAATGCTCCAGGGGCACATGGTCTTTACGGTAGCCGCGCCATCCGTCGAACGTCGACCCATCAAACAGTAGCTGCCACCCGGCATCTCGCTCAGCGTCGGTCAGGGTATTCAGGACGGGTGTCGCGGCCACGGCAGTCGTGGGCGTATCGATGTCGGTAGGCGGCGCATCCCCGCCGCATCCGGCGGATGCCGTTACTACGAACACGAAAAGGAGGGTCGCCAAGCAGGCACGGGGCATGTAAGGAGCAGCGATGGTCATTCTGGCGGAGAGCAATCGATCGTGGGACCGCGTGAGGTCGTGCGCCGGCGTGTAACGCTCGGACGGGTTGGAGACCTAAAAAATA encodes:
- a CDS encoding DUF1080 domain-containing protein is translated as MPRACLATLLFVFVVTASAGCGGDAPPTDIDTPTTAVAATPVLNTLTDAERDAGWQLLFDGSTFDGWRGYRKDHVPLEHWTIEDGVIHKIASGKVPLMADGQPMAGGDIMTVATYENFEVSFDWKVAPGANSGIKYNVVESMSDTNPLGFEYQVLDDDLHPDAMMGRDGNRTAAGLYDLIAPADKALNPAGAWNSGRILFNGAHAEHWLNGKKTLEYDLGSTRMDSLLSLSKYAPIAGFADKRAGHIVLQDHNDDVWYRNIKIRTLSGE